From Punica granatum isolate Tunisia-2019 chromosome 1, ASM765513v2, whole genome shotgun sequence:
TAATTCCCAGATCCCGATGTCACAAACCCAGATCAAAGAAATGAAGCAAACTCATATCCCGATTTGGAACGAAACATTGAGAACAAAGCAAACAACACTTTCATCGAACAACACTTCCAATCGATTTCAGGAAAGGGGAGAGTTTCAATCGAAGAGCTCGATTTCGGATTTTAGGGTTCCTGGTAGGGGAGAGTTTCAATCGAAGAGAAGAAGATTATATGAAAGGAtggaagtcgggtcgggttgAAACGATATTAATGGCagcaagtcgggtcggattAAAGCAAGGCAGGTTGAAATCGCGGATTTCAAATTGATCCAATAGAAACGTGCCACAACACCACAGTAACGGCCAACTTGACAGTGTTAGGTCCACGCGACAATAACGGTCAGCTAGATTTAAAACCAACAGTGAcacttttctaaattttttaggatttatttttccaaattgaAACATTTAGAACTCGATGTCAAAAATTGACAAACAAATAGGACCAATAGTggcattttcatatatatatatatatatatatatatgatcatgtAACTATCAACTGTAACTAAAAACAACAATGATAATTATCCAAGTAATTGACACTCAATTCCTCGTtcaaattgatattttttcaCAACACAAGAAGATAGGACCATCAAAAAATTCTTATAACCTTATAGGAGAGTGGCACACAACATATGGAAAGGAGTTTTCATCATCTCTTCCCAGCGTTGCAAGATCCAAGTACATCATAAACTAAACAAATTTGACATCTTTAATCAGAACTCGAGTGCCAATgttcaaaaattaaacaagAGAGCAATCCTCCTAGGCCCGAGCCATTTCTTTTGCCACGAGGTTCAACGCGAAAACATCATCGTTATAACGAAAACATGCAAAAGCAGGTACCCCATTGGATTCTCCAACTCCAACTTTCATTATCTGCAAGGGAATAAACCCACTTGACTTGATGTCATCGGCATTTGAGATTTCACATCTTGAGCCAGCCATACATGGGTCTCTGGAAGCCACTTTCTAATCCTTTCCGAAGTCAGCACTGTAGTGCGCACTTGACTCGAGCTTCTTCGCTTCATTCAGTTTCCTAACAGCCTGCAATATTACCACACAATTGTAAAACTTTCATTTACTTAACATTCAATGTTTCAAGGCCCGGAACAGTTTACATATGGAAAATGATCTCACAACAATTCAGTGGCCAAATTCTCAACAAGCTGTATATGGCGCCTAACATTACCTTCATGAAATCTTCTTGAATAACATAATCACGCTCGGCACGAATTGCAAACATTCCAGCCTCAGTACAGATATTACGAAGATCAGCACCATTAAAGCCCTGAAGTAAAATATAGAATGGAGCATATGTGAGGTTTCAGCCCATTGATGGAATAATAAAATACTCAACTTCTCACTCCACAATACCTCTGCGAGCTTTACAACAGCCTCATAGTCGATGTCTCCATGCTTTGCAATCCCGGCAGCGTGGATCTTAAGGATTTCCATCCTCGACTGCTCATTTGGCAAAGGAATCTCTATTTTCCTATCGAGCCGGCCGGGACGAAGAAGTGCAGGGTCAAGAACGTCTGGCCTGTTAGTTGCCATTATCATTTTCACCTGAAAGCAGATATTCCAAAATCACCATCACTAACCCAATATATTCCAAGATCTACATCTGAGCTGGCACAAAGATGGGATTTTGCAGCTACCATGTATGAGagcaaataattaaaaggtcattaatttttttccaccCTAGTGTGTACATATCGGTTAACAGAGACACACAATGCAGTTCCACAGAAAAGACTATTGAAGAGAAAATTAATGCCTAAACAGGAACTAACACTACCATAACTAATCGACCACTATAAACTCCATAAAGGAAGGCTCTCTGGTGAGATCTAAGACCACTCTAAGACAATCTGTTGCAAACACATCAGGGATACTCAAAAGCTTTTTAGGGACAATCTAGGAGTTCCTAGAGACAAAATTCTACCTTTCCAAGCTGATCAAATCCATCAAGCTGATTGAGTAACTCCATCAATGTTCTTTGGATTTCACGATCAGCACTTGTCCCCTCACTAAAACGGCGACCACCAATGGCATCAATCTCATCCATAAAGATGATGCAAGGCTGGAGAGAAGATACAAGTCAAATTGTTGGGATGAAATTAcatgaagaaagagagaatttCTAAAGACTGAATATGGGACATACTTGGTGATCACGAGCATATCCAAACATTTCACGGATCAACCGAGCACTTTCGCCTATGTACTTGTCAATTATGGCACTAGAAACAACCTAAAATGGAGACAAAAGTTTAATAAgaagaattaattaaaaaagaaaacaaaaaaaaaatatatatatatatatatatatatatatattaagtatcAGAAGATTTAATATAAGACATGATTGCTAACCTTCAAGAAGTTTGCATCTATATTGCTGGCTATTGCTCTTGCCAACAATGTCTTGCCAGTGCCAGGAGGCCCATACAGAAGAACACCCTAAGAGAGATGCAGAGCAAGAAATGGCCATAACCACATCTCATCATTGAAACAGTATGTAAAAACTATTACATCTCATCATTGAAACAGTATGTAAAAACTATTCCATACATAGTGTGAGCCAGTGAAGAGCAAAGCATGCTTTTGTTTAGTCTCAGGAGAAAAATTACACATTCAGAGTCAGAACCTCTATAGCACTTCAAGAAATATAAAGGGTCCTCTAGATACTCTATTGTAACTTGTTTAGAACTGACCAGTGACTTTGCAATAACAACCTCAAAATTCTAGGTCCACGGCCACCTTTCAGTTTCACCAAACAAAGAGGAGACGAGCAATCACCTTTGGCGGCTTAATCCCAACTCTGAGAAAGAGTTCTGGATTCATTAGAGGTAGCTCAATCGATTCTCTTAATTCTCTGATTTGGTCAGACAATCCACCCACAGCAGAGTAGCTGACGTTTCCAGGATCCTCGTGCAGCATGTTATAAACAACTGGATCAACCTGCCAATACATGCCACATGACAGTAACCGAAAATTCACAAGTCAGATCACAGTTAAAAGAACTACGAGCAAGTCAAAGAGCCAACACTGTGATGAACAAGCTATTGAACTTGATATCTCAATCCAGTTTccataaaaacaaaaagaagggCAACATGAAGAACGTACTTCGCGTGGAAGAGCTCGCATGATTGTCAGGGTTGTCATGTCAAGGACCACTCTGGTTCCAGCAACCAATTTCTCTTTATCCACTTTGCTTCGGCAACCAACAACATATCTAGGGCCGCTACTTGCCTTCACAATCACTGGTGAGACAGATGTAAAAATGAACTTTTAAGATGTTGAGCTGGAGTTTCTTCTCTAGTAACAGATGGGGAAAAATAGAACCTTGCTGCTTGCATAACCACTGAACCCGTTGTAATCAACAGGATAGTTCTTTATATTAAGGCATAACCAAAATAACTCTACTTCTAGCTCAGCTTGCAAAAGGTCCAACATCCAAACAGAATCTCATAACTACAAATATTTCACGATTCAGGAACAACATCAAAATAAATGCAATAGGGGGATAAGCCACAAATGCAGAAAAACGGAAAAGCCAACACATAATATTTAAGCTCGCAGCAAACCAAGTAACAAGCTTGAAAGATCACTAACAGCGTTCATTGTCAAGAGGCCTGAGAACTTCTCCAATGATTTGACCAACACTTTGAAGGGACTTAAGATCATCTTCTGTCTTGTTGAACTCCTTCTTAGCCCCTCGCAGGTTGTCCCTCACTGCATATTGACAACGCCAACAAAGTCTCAAGACCATTATCGAAACTAACAATTACAGTCCATTCAAACATTGTACAGATTAATTGACCACAACTGCAGTACCAGGAGTGTAAATTCAATAACTAAAGCGAAATTACCGAAACCTAAAGATACCCCGCCTTACATGCAGCTTCAACTAGCAAAATTCAAACGATTCAAGCAAGAATCCAAATTACCAGTTGATGACTATGAAGGAGAACATCTATATGAACACCAAGCATTACAATCCAGACAAGATTCACCCAATCAAAACCCTAACTTTACAGCATCCGCCACATGACCCGGTACAGCGAGAGAGTAAGacatgaaagaaagaaatttgttttgggggggagggggggaggGAATCTCAGACGGAGAAAGATGATTTAGGGTTCGGGAAGCAACGAATAATTACCAGATCGAACTCGGGCCTCCAGTTCCTTGTGCTGGAGGAGCTTCTTGCGGTAGTCGCTGACGGCATTCCGGCGTCGGACGGCGTCTTCTCCGTCGTTCATGGCGGCGATTTACCGGTGGAGAGATCGACCAAAGTAGGGGACTTGGAGAGGGGTTCAGCTACTGGCTTGCTGGACAAGTACCTCAAAGCCTAAACGGAGAGTGGatgctcctctctctctctctctctctctctctaccctCTCTCTATCGGACTTTTATAGGCTcagtttccttttctttttcttttttttcccccaaagAAATGCGAGAGAGTGTAATGACTAAATTGACCTCACAAGAGGTGGTAAATGTCGGTCAACCCCatcatgtatttttatttttggtgaaTTTTTTGAGTGAATCATCACGTATTTATCGTGTAAAAAAatggtttctttttcttatttacaaGGAAATTCATCAACCTATCAAAGAGATATAAAATAAAGAGTTCGCTTTCTTGCTGTCAATCCAAATCAGAGTGCCTCTACATAATTATGTAATGGTTGATGTGATACAAAAAAATATCtgattaaaattgaattatcGAGACAATTTATATCTATCGAGAAAAGAACTTGTCAATTGATTGATTGGCGTTGAACTTCAAGTATCGTGCATTTATCCTAGGAAACTCATTTCTACCAGTTTCTGTTTATTGGATTAGAAGCTATTAAGTAATATCGTTAAGGCTTTcctacctttttttttgtctttcttaatttccttttttttccccttcattTCTTATGTTGTTAAGGAGTTTCATATCctctaataataaataaataaataatggtaACAATTCTAAAgggataaataaataaataaatttcatgtACTCTTTATTCTATCCTTCCATCACCATAGGTGCAAAATTTGTTGTGAAAATTTTTGAGATATAGAgaatacaaataaattaagaaaaatggatttttctttaaatattataatgttaagaaattgaaattataggaaatAAACTTGGTTAACATATCAACACAAGAGATAgaatttaaggaaaaatacaaataattgAAAACGATTAGTGAGTAAGGCGTTTCGAGGAAATTTTATTAAGGATAGATAATTCCCCGCAAAATTACAGCGCGGCTTCAATGGAATTATCAAACCCCGGATACAATGCCCACAAAGAGTAGTCATGGTTGTAAACACGACACTGTCTAACTAGAACCCAACCTATAAAAGTTTATAGAAAATAGAGTTGCACATATGGCAATGTTGCTTCTGCTACAATACAAATTCTTATGTAATCTCGGTTTGTATAGCAAAAAATTTGCAAGGAACACTAACGTTCAATTAAAGACAATTCGAGAGGCCTATTTGACCAAATAATGATCAAATTTCAATTGATAATAGTGTTATTGTTATTAGTAGTTAATATTGCTAATTACTATCACAAAGGTCAACATTGAATCGAATAATGTCATTCTTTCAAAGCTTccatatttaattttgttttaaataatcattttattttaattaattattattagtaaatacttttataatttattatacaaCAATCCCTCACCTaattactaataataatagtataaacacaaaaataaataaataaatataaatataaagaaaataaaatagtcGGGTTATTGTACAGTGCATAGCCTTACGGTGGCCTATGACTTGAACCGCAGGTTAGAACATAAATTCGAAGAACTCAGTTCACACTATACATGGGTTCTAGTTCAATATGGTAGCGCCAATTTCGTACAGCCTTGCGCTATTTCGGTCTCACGAGTACTCCAGGATTTACCGGAGAAATTCGTAAGAAGCGGCCTCTCACTTCCATACTTGCATAGACAGTCTCGTCAAGAGTGTTCACAACTGCTCTAGCACTCCACTATAAAAGCTATGAGACTATTAATTTTCTCGTTGTGAAAATTCGGTGCATTAAACCAGATACGAGACTTTTGAAATTACCCTCACTATTTCTCACAATTCATAATAATGCATCGGAAAATGTAAACACGTATTACATTTCATGTATAGTCAATAGCGAAAAGCCTTTGAACCCTCAAAACTCGATTTTCGTTCAAGGATTCAATTATCCCTTTTAATGGCATCGATGTAAAGATGGTATGATTCACTCAgactatttctataatttgGTAATAATCTCGTATCTCTCATGATTTTATAATTCTTCTCCTTATATGAGGATTAACAAGCATATATCGTGGggtactatatatattctttatcTCATCTCAATATGCTTGTCTCACTAGACTCATTTTTAGtttcaataatttaatttgtacGTATCTCTTTATAGCGTACTTTTCCACACGCACATTTTCACAATATGAAAATTCTTGTAGAGGCTCCAATCCTCTATTGATCGCAATCTTTCTCATTCACTTACTCTCCTTACGACTTTTCGAGTCGTTCATTGTAGCACTTGATCTCCAGGAAAATACTTGTATGGTCAATCACATGCACcaacaaaaattataatattatttatgtcAAGATATTAAATTTCATGACTAACTGACTTTATCAATAGAAACAATTCATGCTTGAAGTTCGTAgaataaaattcatatatagAATTTCATCCCGTAAAAAGATAACTCCCACATGTCATGGATCACGGAATTGGTcatcttaaaatttttcaaaccAAATAAGTCATCTCTTTACACTTTTTCACAGTAAGTGAATCCTCAATAGAGCACACTTTGTTTATCGTTGTAAGTCCATCATCATGCATCACATAAATGGATGACTCAGTCGACAACCAATGATATGCCCATTAAAAGTTCCATGCGTTTCATATATCAATCCAATTTTAGTTCATAGCGAAGATTatggtttttcttttaaccAGAATTAATGCAAAAACAATAGCAAATTTATTCAGATCGGTCTAAAACAAATAGAGACAATCACCAGAGGTGTTTATGGCAGGACTATACATACAACGTATGAAGCAGCACGTCtttatataaatgaataaataatcaaGACTTAATTGACACGATAAAAGGCATCTCCATTGCACCAGATTTAAACGAACATCATCATCAGATTCAATGCATAAAAatttagggtgtgtttgttttttaaaaaaatttcaattcaactcaactcaacttattttcaattcaacaacacaattattacttttttaattttttaattttttttaatcattcaatttaatttttaatattaaaatttttcaactattcattactttttcacaattcaacaacacaatcattacttaattattaatttttctcagctattcattactttttcacatttttttttcataattcaacaatataatcattataaatcaattaaaatcaaaactcaactccactcaactctaaatccaaacgcactcacAAATACCCCCACACATAcagagatatatataataggaCTTTTCAAACTTTAATTTCATCTGACGGTAGCACATTACACAATACTGTTTACGAAATAGTTAATTTAACACATCTCTAAATATATACAGATGCTTGAAATTATTATCCTTTTGTTGCTGGTCATGTGTACGTCCAGTGAAATCCGATTGCCTCGATTCTTTTAACTTTATAATTTTCAGAGTTCAAAATCATACGGAGAATATTATCGAAGTAAAACAATCGCATGGAAGAGAGCAATACCTCAACTAAGTTGAGATCTTCTCATTACACACCCCTCATCCAAAAAATAGCCAAAATTACATGAAGCAAACTAATCAGGAAATTGCATGGCCTTACAGGACATTGCCACTGTTGCATAATTACTCACCTGACTTATAGGGTCTTGTTCCAAATCACATGGAATTGAGTTTGTTCAAAGTATTAGAAATATACCTCAACGATATCTTTTTCCATTCGTGGGTTAACAGTATCCATGCAGGTCTCATCGAACTTACAATATGCTTCCCTcctttatttcaaatttttacttGCTTGAAGAATCTTCGCCATGGAACCTTTGCGGATCATCTTCCTTGAGCTCACGGAGAAACTGTCTAAGAGGCCCTTCTCTGTGTGCTCTCATCCAGTTCTCCATATCTCaaacaaagaaaacaaatgaCAAGGAGAACgcaaataattgaaaatgattaaTGGACAAGGCATTTCGAGGAAACTTTTTTAAGGATAGATAATTCCCCGCAAAATTACAGCACGGCTTCAACGAAATTATCTAATCTCGGATACAATGCCCACAAAGAGTAGTCATGGATGTAAACACAACACTCTCTAACTAGAACCCAACCCGTAAAAGTATATAGAAAATAGAGTTGCACATATGTCAATGTTGCTTCTGGTACAATACAAATTCTTATGTAATCTCAGTTTGTATAGCAAAAAATTTGCAAGGAACACTAACGTTCAATTTAAAGACAATTCGAGAGGCCTATTTGACCAAATAATGATCAACTTTCAATTGATAATAGTATTATTGTTATTAGTAGTTAATATTGCAAATAATTATCACAACGGTCAACAATGAACCAAATGATGTCATTCTTCCAAAGCTTCCATATTCTTACCGTTcgtattaattttgttttaaataatcatttttattttaattaattattagtagtaaatacttttataatttattattcaaCAAAATTATCCCGAGTAAACTCTCCAATTAATTCATTGATATGCAAAAATACAAACTATGGACTAACTATCATCGAGCATTCACGGTGGAAACTACacctttaatttatttttttacgcAGCGTGTCGTATTCATACTTGCGGATAgttcatattttatatgtttagTCTTTCAGCCTAAACTTCTGTTTTGATACTAAaactttataattttcatcTCACCAATACCCCATTTTCCGAATTTTTCTCCAAATattagttttattatttttcgagAACATAATAAATTACAGTGCTAAGTAATTTGAGAACATAATAAATTGCAGTGCTAAGTAATTAGAacgtaaataaatatatatatctgcacCACTTTCAGTGAACAACAAGCTGAACAAGAAAAGAACACACGAACACACTTAGCAGCCTCGAAACCCAGACATTCACATGGTCCTTAATTCACCTACGTAAGAGAAAACCTTTTATTCTTCTAAATcaagtttttatttaattaaccCTTCGGCAGTTCTTCCGCACTTCTCCGTTTGATCCGGTGAGGGGCCCGAGATTTCCCATCTTCACCATTGACTTGGCAAACTGTTCGAAGAACAGGGCTTCGTCATCTGCGTATGCCTTCACGAGCTCCATCGTCTTCCGAACTCTGCCCGTCAAGAGGACCTCGTCGGAGGTGAGGAGGCCCTTGCCCCACAGGATGAGCTTGAAGTAGGCGTTGTCGAACCTTGCCGGAGAGGCAAGATCGAGAGGGGTGATGTTGTTGTCACCACCAGAGGGGGGGCACATGGACCGGAGCTCGTTGGAGTATGTCCTCTCCAGGGTTTCATCAGGTTGGTTGTTCCCGTTTTGGTTGTACAGCCTCTGCTTGAATGTGAAGCAGCGGGCGACCCCGATCGTGTGGCCACCTGATTAAAAACCGTTTGATAGGAAGTTTACAAAGTTAGAAGTGGAAGTTAATCAGTGGCCTGTTGATGAGACCCCAAGGACATCATATTTATTGTCTGTTATCCAAGTTAAGCGAAATGCTATCTAATGTGTCATACTTCGATCCTACAACATCGTTTAGCTTAATGAATTTGAAAGCACAAGAAGAATATCGAAGTAAAATATTACATTATTATATGGAGACTCATCAAATTGTAACTTCAAGATCAAACGCAACAGAGCAGAAACTGAAAACTGTTGAGGAAAGAAGCGtcatatacaaattaaaatacaattactTCTTGTCCAAGAAACGAAGAAGAGGAGATCCATTGATCGAAtgactgaatggaaatggagTAAAAAAGAACGACTTTTATACAGCGTAATAAAGATCGAGGAACATGAATTGGGATCTTGATGTCACCTGCGCTCTATCCACTAAAACTATCTAAATCTCCGAAGTCCTAATGTCGGTTGAATGGATCATGGAATGTACGATGTCAAAGATAAGATTAAGGTTTGATCAAGAATTATAAACCTGAGAGGGCAACGAGGTCGACTTCATTGAGGCCCTGGCGTTGGAAAAGTGTGATGAGGTTTTGGATGGTTGAGTTTGGTGGGGGAATGTTGTTGTTGGAGAGGCTGACGCTTGCTGTCTTGGAATCCCTCCTTCCGAGAGGAAGCTCCCAGTTCGGTCCACCACTCTGTCATTTGACGCCCGAAAATTGTCAGCGACAACCCGAAAGAATGAACAAACAAGAATTACTATGTCGGTGGTCAAGAAGCTAGCAGTGACAATTTGATATGAGCTTTTCTTGCTTACTAGCATGACAGATCCACGGGCAGCGAGCGCAACAACGTCCGCACAGGACACGACCCCAGGACATGCTTCCTCCAACTTCTCCTTTATTTCATCAATCACTTCAAAACCTCGGAGAGAGTTTATGTTGGGGAATGACCTCTTCTCACTCACTATGCTGGCGCCGTTATCCAGTAGCACGGATGCATCGCATCCCTGCGAAAATTTAAGCTCGTTAGTCATAAGAAATCAGCATTCCTGAGAacttataatttatttctGCTTCTAAATTCGAACCTGTGCAAAACAGTCATGGAAGTGAAGCCTGAGCAAGGAGGCGGCCATCCTCGGGTTCCTGGCAATTGTAGGCTCCAGCACCGACAGGATGATCTCATCGACCTGGGGGCATGTGAACTGATAGAACTGAGGGAAGAGACTGGAatatcctcctcctcctccagtGCTTCCACCAGACCCACCTCCCCAACCAAAGCCGAACCCAAACCCAGGGTGAGCGAAGCACAGGGTCGAGGAAAGGAGAGCTATTGCCCCAAGGCAAAGAGTAAACTTGGAAAGAGCCATTGATTCTACCTTCTTCTACAATGGAGTGAATGTGCAGAGAACAAGAAGCCGTTGAGTTTGAACAGCAAAGAAGGGATTCATTTGTTATATATAGGAAAGCTTAAGGGGCAGAATCAACCACTCTCTATCTCACCAAAACCTCTGATCATTGCCTAAATTGGATAATTCAGAACATGGCCAAGTTGTAACACGCTTCATCACATGAGAGGGGTTGGACCTAAGACAGTGTTTCTGGTATCATTTACCTGCTCCAGCGAACTACTTCTGTCGGGTCCTTCCTCTTTGAAATATCGAGCTTCAGTCTGCTCCTTATTTCGTACTATCTTCTCTGATCACTATTCTGAAAATGGTTTCTATAAGTCCACTGCGCGTACAGGAGCAGCTTCCTCGAAATCAATTCAACATGTATAGCTACTTATGTAAGAGCAAGTAGTAGCAGAAGACAAGTCGTCATCACATAACCGCGTTCCATTTACGCGGTAATTTCCATTTTAAGAGAAGAACTACACTAGATGTTGCATTCTCAAGATAACTCATGTAGATATATATTCCTTCTGTCCCAAGTGTTGAAGGGGCTCCAGCTTGAGTTGCTCTTACATGTACAACTGCTGATGTAAAATCAACTAGTAGCAGAAGACACGTTGTCAACACATAGCCGCGTTCCATTTACACGGTAGTTTCCAATTTAAGAGAAGAACTACAATAGTGTCGCATTCTCGGGACAactcatatatacatatatattccttCTGTCCCAAGTGTTTGAAGGGGCTCTAGCTTGAGTTGAATATGAACAAGTCTTCAACAACTCAAATGGAACAagatatctctctctctcgcgcCCCCATGCAACCCATCCCCTCCCCCAGGTAACAAATTCATAGGTAAGAGAATGAGAAGACAATTACAGTTGAAAGAAAAGCTACGATGTGCAGAAATGCCTCATGGGTGTACGAAGTCTCGCAAACCACAGAGGAAAATGTGCCTTGACTAATGTCCCATTTTCTGTATATTCCTGCAGAATGAAGAGAATAGAATGAGAATCTCATGATAGCATACTTATGTACACACTAGACAGAGTTAAATATAAGAAACTAAGCCGGCAGACTAGTTGAACTTCAATCTAACTAGTCTGAATCATTAACAAGAATATGGACAATGTAATCCACACATCTAGAGGTTGTGAATAGACGAATAGTAAGGGCAAAATTCATGATTGAGCATCACGTCCCCGTGGATCCCAGTTAGGGGGAAGAAACACAATATTTCATTAACATGCTTCCCAAAGAGTCCCATTTAATAGAAGCATAGGAACACATGATTTCAAGTATGACCTTTTTGAGCCAGCTCTGATCCATCTCCATTGTTCTACGAAGAACAAAAGGAGGAGAAGAGCAATCTGAGGACTCATTACAAGCACAAATAAAGGGATAAGAACCTTTATGAATGGTCACTGTGGGTGTTGGATGGCgccgagaaaaaaatgaacgAGAAGGATCTGCATACTCACCGTTTTCTCtaccatcccgacccgacgTATAGTGCTGA
This genomic window contains:
- the LOC116209889 gene encoding 26S proteasome regulatory subunit S10B homolog B, with the translated sequence MNDGEDAVRRRNAVSDYRKKLLQHKELEARVRSVRDNLRGAKKEFNKTEDDLKSLQSVGQIIGEVLRPLDNERLIVKASSGPRYVVGCRSKVDKEKLVAGTRVVLDMTTLTIMRALPREVDPVVYNMLHEDPGNVSYSAVGGLSDQIRELRESIELPLMNPELFLRVGIKPPKGVLLYGPPGTGKTLLARAIASNIDANFLKVVSSAIIDKYIGESARLIREMFGYARDHQPCIIFMDEIDAIGGRRFSEGTSADREIQRTLMELLNQLDGFDQLGKVKMIMATNRPDVLDPALLRPGRLDRKIEIPLPNEQSRMEILKIHAAGIAKHGDIDYEAVVKLAEGFNGADLRNICTEAGMFAIRAERDYVIQEDFMKAVRKLNEAKKLESSAHYSADFGKD
- the LOC116209898 gene encoding peroxidase 9, with protein sequence MALSKFTLCLGAIALLSSTLCFAHPGFGFGFGWGGGSGGSTGGGGGYSSLFPQFYQFTCPQVDEIILSVLEPTIARNPRMAASLLRLHFHDCFAQGCDASVLLDNGASIVSEKRSFPNINSLRGFEVIDEIKEKLEEACPGVVSCADVVALAARGSVMLSGGPNWELPLGRRDSKTASVSLSNNNIPPPNSTIQNLITLFQRQGLNEVDLVALSGGHTIGVARCFTFKQRLYNQNGNNQPDETLERTYSNELRSMCPPSGGDNNITPLDLASPARFDNAYFKLILWGKGLLTSDEVLLTGRVRKTMELVKAYADDEALFFEQFAKSMVKMGNLGPLTGSNGEVRKNCRRVN